Within Streptomyces antibioticus, the genomic segment CCCTCGTGCGGCAGGCCGCCCACGCCCTCGACCGGGGCGATCCGCAGGCGCCGTACCTGTGCGCGATGGCCAAGCGCTTCGCCACCGACACCGGCTTCTCGGTCGCCGACCGGGCGCTCCAGCTCCACGGCGGCTACGGCTACCTCAACGAGTACGGCATCGAGAAGATCGTCCGCGACCTGAGGGTCCATCAGATCCTGGAAGGAACCAACGAGATCATGCGCGTCATCGTGGCCCGCGGTCTGACGGAGGCGTTCGGATGAACGACGTCCTGTTCCACCGGAGCGGCCACGCCGCCCACATCACCCTCAACCGCCCCAAGGCCCTGAACTCCCTCACCCGCGAGATGGTGCTCCGCATCGGCGAGGCGCTCACCGAGTGGGAGGACGACCCGGCCGTCGAGACCGTCGTCGTCACGGGCGCGGGGGAGCGCGGTCTGTGCGCCGGAGGCGACATCCGCGCCATCCACGACGACGCCCGCGACGGCGACGGCAGCGCCTCGGCGGCCTTCTGGCGCGACGAATACGCGCTCAACGCCCGGATCGCCCGCTACCCCAAGCCGTACGTCGCCGTCATGGACGGCATCGTCATGGGCGGCGGCGTCGGCATCTCCGCGCACGGCAGCGTCCGCGTCGTCACCGAACGGTCCCGGATCGCCATGCCCGAGACCGGCATCGGCTTCGTACCCGACGTCGGCGGCACCTACCTGCTCGCCCTCGCCCCCGGCGAACTGGGCACGCACCTCGCCCTGACGGGTACGGCGATCGGCGCCGCGGACGCCCTGCTGTGCGGGCTCGCCGACCACCACATGCCCTCGGAATCGCTGCGGTCCTTCGTCGAGGACCTCGCCGAGCTGACGGTGCGCGACGCCCTCCGGCGTCACGTCCAGGAGCCGCCGCCGGGAGAACTGGCGGCCCGCAGGGACTGGATCGACGCCTGCTTCGCCGCCGACACCGTCGAGGAGATCGTCCGGCGCCTCCTCGCCCAGGGCGGCCCGGCCGCCAAGGACACCGCTGAGACCCTCCTCGCCAAGTCCCCGACCGCGCTCAAGGTCACCCTGGCCGCCGTGTGCCGGGCCCGTCGGCTCGGCCCGCTGGAGCGGGTCCTCGACCAGGAGTACCGCGTCTCCCGCGCCTGTCTGCGCGCCCCCGACCTGGTGGAGGGCATCCGCGCCCAGGTCATCGACAAGGACCGCGACCCCCGCTGGTCGCCGGCGACCCTCGCCGAGGTCACCGCCGCGGACGTCGAGCGCTTCTTCGCACCCCTCGGCGAGCGCGAACTCGGCCTCGCCGCCCTGTCCGACACCCCCGAGGAGGTGGTCTGGTGAGCCGCACTGTCGCGTTCGTCGGACTCGGCCACATGGGCGGCCCGATGGCCGCCAACCTGGCCAAGGCCGGCCACCGTGTGCTCGGCCACGACCTGGTCCCCGCGGCCGTGGAGGCCGCCGCCGCGTCCGGCGTCGAGCCCGCGGCATCCGTGACCGGGGCCGTGGCCGCAGCCGACGTGGTCATCAGCATGCTGCCCGCCGGACGCCACGTCCTGGGCCTTTACGACGACATCCTGGCCGCCGCCCGCCCCGGCACCCTCTTCGTCGACTGCTCCACCATCGACGTCGCCGACGCGCGCACCGCTCATGAGCGGGCCGTCGCCGCGGGCATGCGCGCCCTGGACGCGCCGGTGTCCGGCGGGGTGATCGGGGCCGAGGCCGCCACGCTGACCTTCATGGCGGGCGGGGGCGAGGACGAGTTCGCCGAGGCACGCCCTCTGCTGGAGGCCATGGGCAAGAAGGCCGTGCACTGCGGCGGCGCGGGCGCCGGACAGGCCGCCAAGATCTGCAACAACATGATCCTCGGCATCTCCATGATCGCCGTCAGCGAGGCGTTCGTCCTGGCCGAGAGCCTCGGGCTGTCGCATCAGGCGCTGTACGACGTGGCCTCCACGGCGTCCGGGCAGTGCTGGGCACTCAGCGTCAACTGTCCCGTCCCCGGGCCGGTGCCGACGAGCCCCGCCAACCGCGAGTACCGCCCCGGGTTCGCCGCCTCGCTGATGGCCAAGGACCTGGGCCTCGCGACCAACGCGCTGCGCGAGGGCGGTGTGCACGCGGAACTCGGCCTGCGTGCTTCCGAGTTGTACGCCGACTACGCCGAACGCGTCGGCGACACGGAGGACTTCTCCGGCATCGTACGCACCATCAGGGACCGGAGCGGAG encodes:
- a CDS encoding enoyl-CoA hydratase/isomerase family protein, which codes for MNDVLFHRSGHAAHITLNRPKALNSLTREMVLRIGEALTEWEDDPAVETVVVTGAGERGLCAGGDIRAIHDDARDGDGSASAAFWRDEYALNARIARYPKPYVAVMDGIVMGGGVGISAHGSVRVVTERSRIAMPETGIGFVPDVGGTYLLALAPGELGTHLALTGTAIGAADALLCGLADHHMPSESLRSFVEDLAELTVRDALRRHVQEPPPGELAARRDWIDACFAADTVEEIVRRLLAQGGPAAKDTAETLLAKSPTALKVTLAAVCRARRLGPLERVLDQEYRVSRACLRAPDLVEGIRAQVIDKDRDPRWSPATLAEVTAADVERFFAPLGERELGLAALSDTPEEVVW
- the mmsB gene encoding 3-hydroxyisobutyrate dehydrogenase; the encoded protein is MSRTVAFVGLGHMGGPMAANLAKAGHRVLGHDLVPAAVEAAAASGVEPAASVTGAVAAADVVISMLPAGRHVLGLYDDILAAARPGTLFVDCSTIDVADARTAHERAVAAGMRALDAPVSGGVIGAEAATLTFMAGGGEDEFAEARPLLEAMGKKAVHCGGAGAGQAAKICNNMILGISMIAVSEAFVLAESLGLSHQALYDVASTASGQCWALSVNCPVPGPVPTSPANREYRPGFAASLMAKDLGLATNALREGGVHAELGLRASELYADYAERVGDTEDFSGIVRTIRDRSGDTT